The genome window TATCACATTGGATTGGTTACGCCAAATGATCCCAAGTGCTTTATTGATGTCGATGGCGAACGCTATTACTGGAAAGACGGCGAGCCGGTAATGTTCGATGAGACCTATATTCACTATGCTGCCAATGAAACAGATCAACAGCGTATTGTTTTATTTTGCGATGTAGAGCGGCCTGTTTATACATTACCAGTTCAACTCTTAAATCGCTGGTTTGGAAAATATGTCATGAGCGCTGCTTCCTCTCAAAATGTAGAGGGTGAGAAAGTAGGCTTTGTAAATATTCTATTTAAGTACTTTTATCACTTGAGAGCGCAAGCCAAGAAACTCAAAGCAAAACATCGGAGCGTCTATTACATTGGTAAGTGGGTGCTGATTCTCGGAATTTTGTGGGCCATCTTTTGGTAAGAGTTAAGGGCTCAAACATTCAATAATTTGCTCTGGAGTGATGGAGCCCCAAATTTCTACCCGCTTTTTGCGACTGTTTTGACCAGAAAGAAACTGAATTTGCTTTTGCGGCACCTTTAACTGCTTCGAGAGCCACGATAAAAGCATTTCATTGGCCTTGTTTTCAACAGCAGGGGCCTGAAGAGAAATCTTAAGACAACCGTCGTGCAATCCAACGACCTTGGTCTGCTTGGCGCCCGGCTGGCAGTGCAAATGAAGTGCAATGCCAGTGGGGGTTTGTTTTAACCAAATGGGTGTCATCAAAGTACTTTAAACTCAAAGCATGATTATGAAGAACTCCAACGCCTTAGACCAGCTATTTGCCAATAATCGTGAGTGGGCAGAATCCATGGTTGCAGAGGATCCTGACTTTTTTAAAAGACTAGTCAGCCAACAAGCCCCTGAATATCTCTGGATTGGTTGCGCAGATAGTCGCGTTCCTGCCAATGACATTGTCAATCTGCTGCCAGGTGAGCTATTTGTTCATCGCAATGTTGCTAACGTTGTAGTTCATACCGATCTCAATTGCCTATCTGTTATTCAATTTGCAATTGATCTGCTCAAGGTTAAACATATTTTGGTAGTCGGGCATTATGGCTGTGCCGGCGTACACGCCGCGTTAAGCGATAGGCGCGTAGGCCTCGCAGACAACTGGCTCAGGCACGTTAAAGATGTGCACCAAAAGCACGAGAGATATTTAGGAGAGTTGCTTCCGACACCTAAACGTCAGGATCGACTTTGCGAACTCAATGTTATTGAACAAGTGATTAACGTCTGCGAAACAACCATCGTGCAGGATGCCTGGGCCAGAGGCCAAGAACTGACAGTGCATGGCTGGGCGTATCGTTTAGATACCGGCCTTGTAAATGATCTAGGGATGTCCAGTAGCTCTACTGAAGAGATGGAAGCTCGTTACGCGAAAACATTAACGCGATACGACGCTGAATAAATTCGGCTTTGTTTAAAAACTTTTCAAATCACTCTGGGGTGGCCCTCCTCAGATTTCTGGTAGCCCTTCCTTATAAGATATTGGTCTCAATCGGCTATGTCTTGGGCTACATCGCGGCCCACATTCCCAGCGAGAGAAATCGCGTTGTTGAAATAAATCTTCAACTCTGCTTTCCGGAGTTAAGCGCAGAAGAAATTGATCAACTGCGCAAACAGCATTGGCGACTCCTTGGTCGTAGCCTGGTTGAGAAAAGTATTATTTGGCTCGGCACAAAAAAACAGCTCAAGCATATGATTGAGATTCAGTCGGAAGTGGATCTTGCCGATAGAAAACCGCGTATCTTAGTTAATATGCACTTCATTGGTATTGAGGGGAGCATTATTTTGAGCGCCCTCTCTGAAGAAAAAGGATGGCCACGTACCTCAGGATTTTTCCAGAGGATGAAAAGCCCCTTCTTTAATAAAAAAATTATTGAATGGAGAAATCGTTTTGGTGGAAATTCCATTGATCGGCAGGGCAATACTCTCGAAATGATCCGAGAAATCCGCACGGGGAGTTTTATCATCATTGCGCCAGATATTGATCTGGGATTGAAAGACTCTACCTTTGCACCATTTTTTAATATTCAAACTAATACAATTACAGCAGTGTCTAGGCTTGCCAAAATCACGGGTGCGCAAGTTTGCATGATGATCACCACCCTCAAGAAAAATGAGGCGGGCTATATCTGCGCCATTAGCAAGCCGCTTGAAAACTTCCCAACAGATGATCCACAGGCAGACACCGCTCGTCTCAACCAAATCTTCGAACAAGAAATTCGTCTCAGGCCTGCCGAATACTATTGGGTTCATAAGCGCTTTAAAAATCGCCCATTGAACGAAGCAAGTCCGTATTAATACTTTTTCTGGGGGCGCTTTTGTCCTATCATTAAAAAATGAGTGAGCGTATTGGGCTGTTTGCCGACCTACATAGCAATTTAGAAGCTTTTGATGCCTGCATGGAGCAAGCTAAAGAGCTGGGCGTCACACGGATGGTATTTTTGGGCGACCTGGTTGGATACAACGCAGACCCTGGGGCCGTCATTGATCGGATTGGTGAGCTGGTCAATGCAAATAAGGCAATCGCCGTTTTGGGCAACCATGATGAAGCGGTTTTTGAAGATCGACGCTCGCAAATGAATGCGAGCGCCAATGCCGCCATTGAGTGGACTAAGGCTCAGCTCAACCACTCCCAAATACAGTTTCTAAAAGACTTACCGCTCATCATTCAAGAGGATAGTATGTGTTTTGTGCATGCTTCAGCGCACAATCCTTCTGACTGGAATTACGTCACTGACAGCATGAGTGCTTGGCGTTGCGTACAACACTCCGGAAAGACTTACACCTTTGTTGGGCATGCTCATGAACAAGCATTGTTCTATCAGAGCGCCGTCGGAAAACTCATTCG of Polynucleobacter sp. AP-Nino-20-G2 contains these proteins:
- the can gene encoding carbonate dehydratase — its product is MIMKNSNALDQLFANNREWAESMVAEDPDFFKRLVSQQAPEYLWIGCADSRVPANDIVNLLPGELFVHRNVANVVVHTDLNCLSVIQFAIDLLKVKHILVVGHYGCAGVHAALSDRRVGLADNWLRHVKDVHQKHERYLGELLPTPKRQDRLCELNVIEQVINVCETTIVQDAWARGQELTVHGWAYRLDTGLVNDLGMSSSSTEEMEARYAKTLTRYDAE
- a CDS encoding lipid A biosynthesis acyltransferase, which codes for MFKNFSNHSGVALLRFLVALPYKILVSIGYVLGYIAAHIPSERNRVVEINLQLCFPELSAEEIDQLRKQHWRLLGRSLVEKSIIWLGTKKQLKHMIEIQSEVDLADRKPRILVNMHFIGIEGSIILSALSEEKGWPRTSGFFQRMKSPFFNKKIIEWRNRFGGNSIDRQGNTLEMIREIRTGSFIIIAPDIDLGLKDSTFAPFFNIQTNTITAVSRLAKITGAQVCMMITTLKKNEAGYICAISKPLENFPTDDPQADTARLNQIFEQEIRLRPAEYYWVHKRFKNRPLNEASPY
- a CDS encoding metallophosphoesterase, whose protein sequence is MSERIGLFADLHSNLEAFDACMEQAKELGVTRMVFLGDLVGYNADPGAVIDRIGELVNANKAIAVLGNHDEAVFEDRRSQMNASANAAIEWTKAQLNHSQIQFLKDLPLIIQEDSMCFVHASAHNPSDWNYVTDSMSAWRCVQHSGKTYTFVGHAHEQALFYQSAVGKLIRFAPHPGDEIPVLQHRQWVGVVGSLGQPRDGNPEACFAIFEPGSEALTFYRTPYDHFTAAEKVRRAGLPEDLANRLITGR
- a CDS encoding DUF167 domain-containing protein; translated protein: MTPIWLKQTPTGIALHLHCQPGAKQTKVVGLHDGCLKISLQAPAVENKANEMLLSWLSKQLKVPQKQIQFLSGQNSRKKRVEIWGSITPEQIIECLSP